A part of Thiomicrorhabdus sediminis genomic DNA contains:
- the malQ gene encoding 4-alpha-glucanotransferase — METRQAGVLLHITSLPSSVKEQARAEKSRLGQIDQQAWHFVDWMHGADLAIWQLLPLTHTHSDGSPYHALSAFALDPKFLPETISNDAIDADAFAVFQQTHQAWLDDYALFMVLRDEFAQQAWYDWPESLKKRDVQSLAAFAKSHAEQLLRVKQQQFLLFTQWLKLKTYANQKKVRLFGDMPLFVALDSADVWANQDLFKLDEQANPEVVAGVPPDYFSETGQRWGNPHYDWQRMEQDGFAWWHLRVRHSLSLFDWLRIDHFRGLESCWEIDADEPTAINGRWVPTPGNELLQSLLRDFDELPLIAEDLGVITDEVLALKDKFGLPGMAVMQFGFDGLPDNPHALHAQTANTVVYSGTHDNDTTLGWWQGLDDNTQTWIASQLKPLVGPVIEQTDLDNSMPWWLVVAVMLSKANKAIIPMQDFLMLDSTHRMNTPGTVDHNWQWQFDWSQVPESLAENIAILVEACQRSGFEYKENQDG; from the coding sequence GTGGAAACAAGACAAGCGGGTGTGTTGCTACATATTACATCTTTACCGAGTTCCGTTAAGGAGCAAGCTCGGGCAGAAAAATCTCGTCTTGGCCAAATTGATCAGCAAGCCTGGCATTTTGTCGATTGGATGCATGGCGCAGATTTAGCCATTTGGCAGTTGCTTCCTTTGACGCATACTCACAGTGATGGGTCGCCCTATCATGCCTTGTCGGCATTTGCTTTAGACCCCAAGTTTTTGCCTGAGACTATATCGAATGATGCGATTGATGCCGACGCATTTGCAGTCTTTCAACAAACTCACCAAGCATGGCTTGATGATTATGCGTTGTTTATGGTGTTGCGAGATGAGTTTGCGCAACAGGCTTGGTATGACTGGCCGGAGTCGTTAAAAAAACGTGATGTACAAAGTTTGGCGGCATTTGCCAAAAGCCATGCCGAGCAGTTGCTCAGAGTGAAACAACAACAGTTTTTATTGTTTACGCAGTGGTTGAAGCTGAAAACTTATGCCAATCAGAAAAAAGTACGACTGTTTGGCGATATGCCTTTGTTTGTCGCTTTGGACAGTGCCGATGTTTGGGCTAACCAAGACCTGTTTAAACTGGATGAGCAGGCAAACCCGGAAGTGGTTGCCGGCGTGCCACCGGATTATTTTTCCGAGACGGGGCAGCGTTGGGGTAATCCCCATTATGACTGGCAGAGAATGGAACAAGACGGATTTGCCTGGTGGCATTTGAGGGTTAGGCACAGTTTGTCACTGTTTGATTGGCTGCGTATAGATCATTTTCGCGGTTTGGAGTCTTGCTGGGAAATCGATGCAGATGAACCCACGGCGATTAACGGTCGCTGGGTGCCGACACCTGGCAATGAGCTGCTGCAAAGCCTGTTGCGGGACTTCGACGAGCTACCGTTGATCGCCGAGGATTTGGGCGTTATCACCGATGAAGTTTTGGCGTTAAAAGATAAGTTTGGTCTACCGGGTATGGCGGTGATGCAGTTTGGTTTTGATGGGTTGCCTGATAACCCTCATGCATTGCATGCGCAAACAGCCAATACCGTAGTTTATAGCGGCACCCATGATAACGATACGACACTAGGATGGTGGCAGGGTCTGGATGACAATACGCAAACATGGATAGCCTCACAGCTTAAGCCGTTGGTCGGGCCGGTTATCGAGCAAACCGATTTGGACAATTCTATGCCGTGGTGGCTTGTGGTCGCGGTTATGTTGTCTAAAGCGAATAAAGCGATTATTCCGATGCAGGATTTTCTTATGTTGGACAGTACTCATCGTATGAATACGCCCGGCACGGTAGATCATAATTGGCAGTGGCAATTTGATTGGTCTCAAGTGCCTGAAAGTTTAGCCGAAAACATCGCTATTTTAGTTGAGGCTTGTCAGCGCAGTGGCTTTGAATATAAGGAGAATCAAGATGGCTGA
- the glgB gene encoding 1,4-alpha-glucan branching protein GlgB — protein MATSDEVPFSALGSVLQGNIHVLAEGRHHDPFSFLGCHPIDECEHDKHKKCGWRLTAWLPTAQKAAVHGIGLKRVSGTDLFICCITDKQKLALPEHFSVSWTEADGSQHEMVSPYSFAHHLGELDLHLFSEGRHWELYKVLGAHVKTIDGIKGVQFAVWAPAAERVSVVGDFNGWNGLRHPMRVNGCSGVWELFIPGLHANDLYKFEIRNRLSGHVFTKTDPYAQAMEMRPATGCKVYESSYQWQDKFWQQQLADFDWQHKPISIYEVHLGSWQRGDNGEFLNYKELAHRLVEYVKWMGFTHIELLPVSEHPLDASWGYQTTGYFAPTSRFGTPDEFRYFVDYCHQNHIGVFLDWVPAHFPKDEFALGRFDGSALYEHEDHRRGEHQDWGTYIFNYGRNEVSNFLISNALFWLKEMHIDGLRVDAVASMLYLDYSRNEGEWLPNEHGGRENLEAIDFLRLLNEEVHAQCPGTVVMAEESTSWPMVSRPTWMGGLGFSMKWNMGWMNDTLDYFAKDSIYRPYHHNQLTFSQMYAYSENFVLPLSHDEVVHLKGSLINKMPGDHWQKAANVRLLLAYQALNPGKKLLFMGSEFAQWEEWNEAQSLNWAVSEHPLHRGIQLSLKALNELYVNHSALHQRDFDHEGFNWIDCHDFQQSILSFARFSDNQIMVCVFNFTPVPRENYRIGLPSSGSYQEVFNSDSEWFGGSNIGNGGGLVSEDKPWMNQPCSVELKLPPLAAIALLFQG, from the coding sequence ATGGCGACCAGTGATGAGGTGCCGTTTAGTGCTTTGGGGTCGGTTCTGCAAGGTAATATCCATGTTTTGGCTGAAGGACGACATCATGATCCGTTTAGTTTCTTGGGGTGCCATCCGATTGATGAGTGTGAGCATGATAAGCATAAAAAATGCGGTTGGCGGCTGACGGCATGGTTGCCTACAGCGCAAAAAGCGGCAGTGCATGGTATTGGTTTAAAACGAGTCAGTGGCACCGATCTGTTTATCTGCTGTATTACCGATAAGCAGAAATTGGCGTTACCGGAACATTTTTCGGTGAGTTGGACGGAGGCGGATGGTTCGCAGCATGAGATGGTTTCGCCTTATAGTTTCGCCCATCATCTAGGCGAATTGGATTTGCATCTGTTTTCCGAGGGGCGTCACTGGGAACTTTATAAAGTGCTCGGCGCTCACGTGAAAACCATTGACGGCATTAAGGGGGTGCAGTTTGCCGTTTGGGCTCCTGCGGCGGAAAGGGTTTCGGTTGTTGGCGATTTTAATGGCTGGAACGGGTTGCGCCATCCTATGCGGGTCAATGGTTGTTCAGGTGTATGGGAGTTGTTTATTCCCGGATTGCATGCCAATGATCTCTATAAATTTGAAATAAGAAATCGGCTAAGCGGGCATGTATTCACCAAAACCGATCCCTATGCGCAGGCGATGGAAATGCGTCCTGCGACAGGCTGTAAGGTGTATGAGTCAAGCTACCAATGGCAGGATAAATTCTGGCAACAGCAGTTAGCGGATTTTGATTGGCAGCATAAACCGATCAGTATTTATGAGGTGCATTTAGGCTCATGGCAAAGAGGTGATAACGGTGAGTTCCTTAACTATAAAGAGCTAGCACACCGTCTGGTTGAGTATGTGAAATGGATGGGGTTCACTCATATTGAGTTGTTGCCGGTTTCAGAGCATCCGTTAGATGCTTCGTGGGGGTATCAAACTACCGGATATTTTGCGCCAACCAGCCGTTTCGGTACGCCGGATGAGTTCCGTTATTTTGTCGATTATTGTCATCAAAACCATATCGGCGTGTTTTTGGATTGGGTGCCGGCGCATTTTCCCAAGGATGAGTTCGCATTAGGGCGGTTTGACGGCAGCGCGCTATATGAACATGAAGACCATCGTCGCGGCGAGCACCAGGATTGGGGAACCTATATCTTTAATTATGGCCGCAATGAAGTCAGCAATTTTCTGATTAGCAATGCGCTGTTCTGGCTTAAAGAGATGCATATCGATGGCCTAAGGGTGGATGCGGTCGCCTCGATGCTTTATTTGGATTATTCTCGTAATGAAGGCGAATGGTTACCGAATGAGCATGGCGGACGGGAAAATCTTGAAGCGATTGATTTTTTACGTTTATTGAATGAAGAGGTGCATGCGCAATGTCCCGGAACGGTGGTCATGGCGGAGGAATCGACCTCATGGCCGATGGTCTCGCGTCCGACCTGGATGGGCGGTTTAGGGTTTTCCATGAAATGGAATATGGGCTGGATGAACGATACCCTGGATTATTTTGCCAAGGATTCGATCTATCGCCCTTATCATCATAATCAACTGACATTTAGCCAAATGTATGCCTACAGCGAAAATTTTGTTTTGCCGTTATCACATGATGAAGTCGTGCATTTAAAAGGCTCGTTAATCAATAAGATGCCGGGAGATCATTGGCAAAAAGCAGCTAATGTTCGTTTGTTATTGGCTTACCAGGCTTTGAACCCCGGGAAAAAACTGCTCTTTATGGGCAGTGAATTCGCTCAATGGGAAGAATGGAACGAGGCGCAATCGTTGAATTGGGCGGTCAGCGAACACCCTCTGCATAGAGGCATTCAGTTGTCTTTAAAGGCATTGAATGAGCTTTATGTGAATCATTCTGCCTTACACCAGCGTGATTTTGACCATGAAGGTTTTAATTGGATTGATTGTCACGACTTTCAGCAATCGATTTTGAGTTTTGCTCGTTTCAGTGATAACCAGATTATGGTTTGCGTGTTCAATTTTACCCCGGTGCCGCGAGAAAATTACCGTATTGGCTTACCAAGCTCGGGTAGTTATCAAGAAGTTTTTAATTCCGATTCCGAATGGTTCGGCGGCAGTAATATCGGTAATGGCGGGGGGCTGGTCAGTGAGGATAAGCCGTGGATGAACCAGCCTTGTTCGGTGGAGTTGAAATTGCCGCCTTTGGCTGCGATAGCACTTCTGTTTCAAGGGTAG
- the glgA gene encoding glycogen synthase GlgA — MKVLFATSEAHPLIKTGGLADVSGSLPNALAELGHQVRLVLPAYRDVMQKLQRSDYRQVAKGSIDGCGKTFEFRVLQIKAGAVKDIDIPVWLVDIEELFDRPGNPYLAHDGKDWWDNGERFALFSMVVSQLAMDELGLKWRADIVHLNDWQTGLTAALLSLYEQRPKTIFTVHNMAYPGNYPKSLFAQLQLPWELWNIEGVEFYGHFSMLKAGLVYADIVTTVSPTYAREICYPQFAYGMEGILQKRSFEGALFGVLNGIDDDVWHPKNDEFIAKNYSVERGRIKAKQINKEALIHDLCELRGDSQAKVDSHLNKWLEKPLVGFVGRLVEQKGIDLVMQTVPEILQQSDANFVFVGTGEKWFEDQVRFLSEQYPSRVWAHIGYSEALAHKVEAGADMFLMPSRFEPCGLNQMYSLAYGTPPIVHHTGGLADTVVNATDENLKNKVANGFVFYDLSRHSLQSIMLHALHLFTKKRTWQAIQKAGMSPPRNWRISAKAYEQLYLKK, encoded by the coding sequence ATGAAAGTGTTATTTGCAACGTCTGAAGCGCATCCGCTTATCAAAACCGGTGGTCTGGCGGATGTTTCCGGTAGCTTGCCCAATGCACTGGCGGAGCTGGGACATCAAGTGCGTCTAGTTTTACCGGCTTATCGTGATGTGATGCAAAAATTGCAACGCAGTGATTATCGCCAGGTGGCAAAAGGGTCGATTGATGGTTGCGGCAAGACATTTGAGTTTCGTGTTTTGCAAATCAAAGCCGGTGCGGTCAAGGATATAGATATCCCGGTTTGGCTGGTGGATATCGAAGAATTGTTTGATCGGCCGGGTAATCCATATTTGGCACATGATGGTAAAGATTGGTGGGATAACGGTGAACGTTTTGCTCTGTTTTCTATGGTCGTCAGTCAACTCGCCATGGATGAACTGGGGTTGAAATGGCGAGCCGATATTGTCCATCTTAATGACTGGCAGACCGGGTTGACTGCCGCGCTGTTGAGTTTATACGAGCAGCGCCCGAAAACGATTTTTACGGTACACAATATGGCTTACCCGGGCAATTATCCGAAATCGTTATTTGCCCAGTTGCAGCTGCCTTGGGAGTTGTGGAATATAGAAGGGGTTGAGTTTTATGGTCATTTTTCCATGCTTAAGGCCGGTCTGGTCTATGCCGATATTGTCACCACCGTGAGCCCTACCTATGCCAGAGAAATATGCTATCCACAGTTTGCCTATGGCATGGAAGGGATTTTGCAAAAACGCTCATTTGAAGGGGCTTTGTTTGGGGTTTTAAATGGTATAGACGATGATGTCTGGCACCCGAAAAACGATGAGTTCATTGCCAAGAACTATTCGGTGGAGCGTGGTCGAATCAAGGCCAAGCAGATTAATAAAGAGGCTTTAATCCATGATTTGTGTGAACTGCGTGGCGATTCGCAAGCTAAGGTTGATTCACACCTGAATAAGTGGCTGGAGAAGCCATTAGTAGGTTTTGTCGGTCGTTTGGTTGAGCAAAAGGGAATCGATCTGGTGATGCAGACCGTGCCGGAGATTTTACAGCAGAGTGATGCCAATTTTGTCTTTGTCGGCACCGGGGAGAAATGGTTTGAAGACCAGGTGCGCTTTTTATCGGAACAGTACCCTAGCCGGGTGTGGGCGCATATCGGTTATTCGGAAGCACTGGCGCATAAGGTGGAAGCCGGTGCGGATATGTTTTTAATGCCATCTCGGTTTGAGCCTTGCGGTTTGAATCAGATGTATAGTCTGGCGTATGGAACGCCTCCGATTGTCCATCATACCGGTGGGCTTGCGGACACTGTCGTCAATGCAACGGATGAAAACCTGAAAAACAAAGTGGCTAACGGGTTTGTATTTTACGACCTGTCGCGCCATTCGTTGCAATCCATCATGCTCCATGCATTACATCTTTTTACTAAAAAGCGGACTTGGCAGGCGATTCAAAAGGCCGGCATGTCACCACCGCGTAATTGGCGCATCAGTGCAAAGGCTTATGAACAGCTATACCTTAAAAAGTGA
- a CDS encoding glycogen/starch/alpha-glucan phosphorylase: MSVSEQLENIRGVQDEERLQIIRDALQQLGMDKVDIETDFLRYLYHTMGRGLESESYYLFKALSYSVRDRLMTRWKKTWEAYNAEQSKKAYYLSMEFLIGRSLSNNLLNLGIESETEQALYDLGLKFEDVESAERDAGLGNGGLGRLAACFMDSCATLQLPVMGYGLRYEYGMFKQLIQNGYQLEEPDHWLGLGPYPWEVMRDEYTQTIKFGGVTKQYTDPHTGQLIVHWDHGEEVQAVPFDVPIPGFKNETVNTLRLWSATAQEGFDLHEFNAGSYHEAVSKKAAAENITMVLYPNDSSENGKALRLKQQYFLVSASLQDVVCQWKAKYGNFDGFAANNAFQLNDTHPSLAVAELMRLLIDEEHMQWDQAWQITTQTMAYTNHTLLPEALERWSVELFKSLLPRLLDIIYEINHRFLQQVSMKWPADNERLSRMSIIDEGNNVCMAYLAIVGSHSINGVAALHSELLKEGLFNDFYQLWPEKFNNKTNGVTQRRWLAGCNPKLRALLKDKIGEDWVTDLSQLEQIEAFIKDESFKQAWYEVKQHNKQRLAYMVEKETGVVFDTASLFDVQVKRIHEYKRQLLNALHIIHLYARIKRGDIENWTNRCVLIGGKAAPGYAMAKQIIKLIGNISQVVNNDPDIGDKLKVVFFPNYRVSAMEVICPGTDLSEQISTAGKEASGTGNMKFMMNGALTIGTLDGANVEIREAVTDENFFLFGLATSEVEELKKHYQPQECINRSESLQAVMNLLESGHFNQFECGIFDEIIASIKSPNDPWMTLADFDSYIAVQQQAADLYRHQSQWIEKSIINSARSGIFSTDRTMAEYNDEIWNLVPIELE, encoded by the coding sequence ATGTCGGTGTCAGAACAGCTTGAAAATATCAGAGGTGTGCAGGACGAGGAGAGACTTCAGATCATCCGTGATGCATTGCAGCAATTAGGTATGGATAAGGTTGATATCGAAACCGATTTTTTGCGCTATCTGTACCACACTATGGGGCGTGGGCTGGAATCGGAAAGTTATTATCTCTTTAAAGCGCTTTCCTATTCGGTTCGAGACCGTTTGATGACGCGATGGAAAAAGACTTGGGAGGCCTATAATGCCGAGCAATCGAAAAAGGCCTATTATTTGTCGATGGAATTTCTTATCGGTCGATCGTTGAGCAATAACCTTTTGAACCTCGGCATTGAAAGCGAAACCGAGCAAGCTTTATATGATTTGGGGCTGAAGTTCGAAGATGTCGAATCAGCCGAGCGCGATGCCGGTTTGGGCAATGGTGGCTTGGGACGATTGGCCGCTTGTTTTATGGATAGCTGTGCGACCTTGCAGTTGCCGGTGATGGGCTATGGATTGCGTTATGAATACGGTATGTTCAAACAGCTGATCCAAAACGGTTATCAGCTCGAGGAGCCGGACCACTGGTTGGGGCTTGGGCCTTATCCGTGGGAGGTCATGCGCGATGAATATACACAGACCATCAAGTTTGGCGGTGTCACCAAGCAATATACCGATCCGCATACCGGGCAGTTAATTGTGCACTGGGATCATGGCGAAGAGGTTCAAGCCGTGCCGTTTGATGTGCCCATTCCGGGCTTTAAAAATGAAACGGTGAACACCTTGCGTTTATGGTCGGCGACCGCTCAGGAAGGGTTCGATTTGCATGAGTTCAATGCCGGTTCTTATCATGAGGCGGTGTCAAAAAAAGCGGCGGCAGAAAATATCACTATGGTGCTCTACCCGAATGACAGCAGTGAAAACGGTAAGGCATTGCGTTTAAAACAGCAGTATTTTCTGGTTTCGGCAAGTTTGCAGGATGTCGTTTGTCAGTGGAAAGCTAAATATGGCAATTTTGATGGGTTTGCCGCCAATAATGCTTTTCAGTTGAACGATACCCATCCCAGTTTGGCGGTTGCAGAGTTGATGCGATTGTTGATTGATGAAGAGCATATGCAGTGGGATCAAGCTTGGCAAATTACCACGCAAACCATGGCATACACCAATCATACGCTATTGCCTGAAGCGCTGGAGCGCTGGTCGGTAGAGTTGTTTAAAAGTTTATTGCCGAGATTGCTGGATATTATCTATGAGATCAATCATCGTTTTTTGCAGCAGGTGTCGATGAAATGGCCTGCCGATAACGAGCGCTTGAGCCGTATGTCGATTATTGATGAAGGTAACAATGTTTGCATGGCCTATTTGGCCATAGTCGGCAGTCATTCGATTAACGGGGTGGCAGCATTGCACTCTGAGCTGTTAAAAGAAGGCCTGTTTAACGATTTTTATCAGCTCTGGCCGGAAAAATTCAATAATAAAACCAATGGTGTCACGCAAAGACGTTGGCTGGCAGGCTGTAATCCAAAACTTCGAGCTTTGCTAAAAGATAAGATTGGCGAGGATTGGGTTACCGATTTATCTCAGCTTGAACAGATCGAAGCCTTTATCAAGGATGAATCCTTTAAGCAGGCATGGTATGAGGTTAAACAGCACAATAAACAACGTTTAGCCTATATGGTCGAGAAAGAGACCGGTGTAGTGTTCGATACCGCCTCATTATTTGATGTGCAGGTCAAACGTATTCATGAATATAAACGCCAGCTGTTGAATGCCTTGCATATTATCCATCTTTACGCTCGAATCAAGCGCGGCGATATTGAAAACTGGACTAATCGTTGTGTGCTGATTGGTGGTAAGGCGGCACCGGGTTATGCGATGGCGAAACAGATTATTAAGCTTATCGGTAATATCTCTCAGGTGGTCAATAATGACCCGGACATCGGCGATAAGCTTAAGGTGGTATTTTTCCCTAATTACCGTGTGTCAGCAATGGAGGTTATCTGCCCGGGAACCGACTTGTCGGAACAGATTTCCACTGCCGGTAAGGAAGCATCCGGTACCGGAAACATGAAATTCATGATGAACGGCGCTCTGACTATCGGTACCTTGGATGGAGCCAATGTCGAGATTCGTGAAGCGGTTACCGACGAAAACTTCTTTTTATTCGGACTGGCTACGTCGGAAGTCGAAGAATTGAAAAAGCATTATCAACCGCAAGAGTGTATTAATCGAAGTGAGAGCTTGCAAGCGGTAATGAATCTATTGGAATCAGGTCATTTCAATCAATTCGAATGCGGTATTTTCGATGAGATTATCGCCAGTATCAAAAGTCCTAATGATCCTTGGATGACTCTGGCCGATTTTGACAGTTATATCGCGGTGCAACAACA